The Bubalus kerabau isolate K-KA32 ecotype Philippines breed swamp buffalo chromosome X, PCC_UOA_SB_1v2, whole genome shotgun sequence genome has a segment encoding these proteins:
- the YIPF6 gene encoding protein YIPF6: protein MAEAVESPGDPGTTTPRPLFAGLSDISISQDIPVEGEITIPVRSRVREFDSSTLNESVQNTIMRDLKAVGKKFMHVLYPRKSNTLLRDWDLWGPLILCVTLALMLQRGSVDSEKDGGPQFAEVFVIVWFGAVTITLNSKLLGGNISFFQSLCVLGYCILPLTMAMLVCRLVLLAEPGPVNFMVRLFVVIIMFAWSIVASTAFLADSQPPNRKALAVYPVFLFYFVISWMILTFTPQ, encoded by the exons TTTGCAGGCCTTTCTGATATATCTATCTCACAAGACATCCCTGTGGAAGGAGAAATCACCATTCCTGTGAGATCGCGCGTTCGGGAATTTGACAGCTCCACATTAAATGAGTCTGTTCAGAATACCATT atgCGTGATCTAAAAGCTGTTGGGAAAAAATTCATGCATGTTTTGTACCCAAGGAAAAGTAATACTCTTTTGAGAGATT GGGATTTATGGGGCCCTTTGATCCTTTGTGTGACGCTTGCGTT AATGCTTCAAAGAGGCTCTGTAGATAGCGAAAAAGATGGAGGGCCCCAGTTTGCAGAAGTGTTTGTCATTGTCTGGTTTGGTGCAGTTACCATCACCCTCAACTCAAAACTTCTTGGAGGAAACAT atctttttttcAGAGCCTTTGTGTACTGGGATACTGTATACTTCCCCTGACAATGGCAATGCTGGTTTGCCGGCTGGTACTTTTGGCTGAGCCAGGACCAGTAAACTTCATGGTCCGGCTTTTTGTGGTGATCATCATGTTTGCCTGGTCTATAGTAG cttCAACTGCTTTTCTTGCTGATAGCCAGCCTCCAAACCGCAAAGCCCTTGCCGTTTATcctgttttcttgttttattttgtcatCAGTTGGATGATTCTCACCTTCACTCCTCagtaa